A genomic window from Shewanella vesiculosa includes:
- a CDS encoding gamma-glutamyl-gamma-aminobutyrate hydrolase family protein: MSQSGIPLIGVVACNQQIGLHPFNIVGEKYLLSVVNGAKGFPLVIPSLGVDAPIDAILARLDGILFTGSPSNVEPHHYLGLPSDEGTHHDPKRDAITLPMIKAAIDAGIPVLGICRGFQEMNVVYGGSLHQKLHEVGTYIEHREDKKAPLDEQYGISHQVNLVAGGLLHDAWGCNTAEVNSVHTQGVDRLGEGLQPEAFAPDGLVEAFSVKNAKNFALGVQWHPEWKVTENAFYTAIFEAFGQACRHYAATQVR; encoded by the coding sequence ATGTCTCAGTCAGGTATTCCCCTCATAGGGGTAGTAGCGTGCAATCAGCAAATAGGTCTGCATCCATTTAACATAGTGGGCGAAAAATATTTGTTGAGTGTGGTCAATGGCGCAAAAGGTTTTCCCTTGGTTATCCCATCGCTTGGTGTCGATGCGCCTATTGACGCTATTCTTGCTCGTCTTGACGGCATTCTTTTCACTGGCTCACCATCAAATGTTGAACCTCACCACTACCTAGGGCTCCCTAGTGATGAGGGCACTCATCATGATCCTAAGCGTGACGCAATAACCTTACCCATGATAAAAGCTGCGATTGATGCCGGTATTCCGGTATTGGGTATTTGTCGTGGTTTTCAAGAAATGAATGTGGTGTATGGTGGCAGTTTGCATCAAAAGCTACATGAAGTTGGCACGTATATTGAACATCGTGAAGATAAGAAAGCCCCTTTAGATGAACAATATGGTATTTCGCATCAAGTAAATCTTGTCGCTGGCGGGCTTCTTCACGATGCATGGGGCTGTAACACCGCAGAGGTTAACTCTGTTCATACTCAAGGCGTTGATCGTCTTGGTGAGGGGTTACAGCCAGAAGCATTCGCTCCAGACGGATTAGTCGAAGCATTTTCTGTTAAAAATGCTAAAAATTTTGCATTAGGTGTTCAATGGCATCCAGAATGGAAAGTAACTGAAAATGCATTCTATACTGCTATTTTCGAAGCATTCGGACAAGCCTGTAGACATTATGCGGCAACACAAGTGAGATAA
- a CDS encoding cupin domain-containing protein, giving the protein MDIGTSLKAVRKLKGLSQRELAKRAGVTNSTISMIEKNSVSPSVSSLKKVLSGIPMSLVDFFSIDDGSVGDLKVVYRSNELLDIGTGELVYKLIGRDYPNRAMSVMSETYPVNADTGAEMLQHKGEEGGIIVSGKLELTVGEEVFTLEEGDSYYFNSEQPHRFRNPFEQACKVVSATTPADF; this is encoded by the coding sequence TTGGATATTGGTACAAGCCTAAAAGCTGTTCGCAAATTGAAAGGGTTATCTCAACGCGAGTTGGCCAAGCGTGCAGGGGTGACCAACAGTACAATTTCAATGATTGAGAAAAACAGTGTCAGTCCTTCGGTGAGTTCACTGAAAAAGGTCTTATCTGGGATCCCGATGTCATTAGTCGATTTCTTCTCAATTGATGACGGTTCTGTTGGAGACCTGAAAGTGGTTTATCGCAGTAATGAGTTGCTCGATATTGGTACTGGTGAATTAGTCTATAAGCTAATTGGCCGAGATTACCCCAACCGAGCAATGTCAGTGATGAGTGAAACATACCCAGTGAATGCTGATACCGGCGCTGAAATGCTGCAGCACAAGGGTGAAGAAGGCGGCATTATTGTCTCTGGTAAACTTGAGCTTACTGTGGGTGAAGAAGTTTTTACTCTTGAAGAAGGTGACAGTTATTATTTTAACAGTGAACAACCACACCGTTTTCGTAACCCATTTGAGCAAGCTTGTAAGGTTGTAAGCGCGACGACCCCCGCTGATTTTTGA
- a CDS encoding FAD-binding oxidoreductase → MPRNSPIHSQQYPDSFYVATAKELYQHPKLTENITADVCIVGGGFSGINTAIELRQRGYSVVLLEAKRIGWGASGRNGGELIRGIGHDATQFRNEIGDEGVKAIQQMGFEAVDIVTQRITDHKIDCDLHMGYCDLAVKSRHMDDLAAEYQDLKDQGYQKSIKLLDRSQIGEVIGSDFYQGALVDMGSGHLHPLNLALGEAKIARELGAQLFEYSAAEKIIKGNKPKVITAEGEVTCNYLVLAGNGYIGNKLSPFLGGKVLPTGTYLLATEPLTEQQCASIIPQNMAFADMRVALDYFHLSADRRLLFGGLCTYSGKDPKDIEAELRPNLEKVFPQLKGIKIDYEWGGMMGIGANRMPQIGRLPDAANIYFAQAYAGHGVNATHMAARLIAEAISQQSQRIDVFNDIKHMTFPGGPMLRSPLLAAGMLYHRMKDLL, encoded by the coding sequence ATGCCACGTAATTCCCCGATTCATAGCCAACAGTACCCAGATTCCTTTTATGTCGCGACAGCAAAAGAGCTTTATCAGCACCCAAAACTGACCGAAAATATAACGGCAGATGTGTGTATTGTGGGGGGTGGATTCAGCGGGATTAATACCGCTATTGAACTCAGACAACGTGGTTACAGTGTGGTATTACTCGAAGCTAAACGCATTGGTTGGGGCGCATCTGGGCGTAATGGTGGTGAACTGATCCGTGGCATAGGCCATGACGCGACTCAATTCCGCAATGAAATTGGTGATGAAGGCGTAAAAGCCATTCAGCAAATGGGTTTTGAAGCGGTTGATATCGTCACGCAGCGAATTACCGATCATAAAATCGATTGCGACTTGCATATGGGCTATTGCGATTTAGCCGTAAAATCACGACATATGGATGATTTAGCTGCAGAATACCAAGATCTAAAAGACCAAGGTTATCAAAAATCAATCAAACTGCTGGATCGTTCGCAAATAGGTGAAGTTATCGGTTCAGACTTTTACCAAGGCGCATTAGTTGATATGGGCAGCGGACATTTGCACCCACTTAATCTAGCCTTGGGTGAAGCAAAAATTGCTCGCGAGCTTGGCGCACAATTATTTGAATACAGCGCCGCAGAAAAAATCATTAAAGGCAATAAACCCAAAGTGATTACCGCTGAAGGCGAAGTGACTTGTAACTATCTCGTATTGGCTGGCAATGGTTATATCGGCAATAAATTAAGCCCTTTCCTTGGCGGAAAAGTACTCCCCACAGGCACCTACTTATTAGCCACTGAGCCGTTAACTGAACAACAATGTGCCAGTATCATCCCGCAAAATATGGCATTTGCCGATATGCGCGTGGCATTAGATTACTTCCACTTATCAGCAGACCGCCGTTTATTGTTTGGCGGTTTATGCACTTATTCTGGTAAAGACCCAAAAGATATTGAAGCTGAATTAAGGCCTAATCTTGAAAAAGTGTTCCCACAATTAAAAGGCATCAAAATTGATTATGAATGGGGTGGCATGATGGGCATTGGCGCCAACCGCATGCCGCAAATCGGCCGCTTACCCGACGCAGCCAACATCTACTTCGCCCAAGCCTATGCAGGTCATGGTGTAAACGCCACCCATATGGCTGCTAGATTAATAGCTGAAGCAATTAGCCAACAATCACAACGCATTGATGTGTTTAATGACATTAAACACATGACTTTCCCTGGCGGCCCAATGTTGCGCTCGCCATTACTTGCTGCTGGAATGTTGTATCACAGAATGAAGGATTTGCTTTAG
- a CDS encoding glutamine synthetase family protein: MDKLIAFLKDKKITEVECVISDMTGIARGKIAPVDKFVSEKGMRLPESVLLQTVTGDFIDDEIYYQLLDDADIDFVCVPDENAVFMLPWTVEATAQVIHDCYDRMGNPIELSPRNVLKKVLKLYEDKGWEPVIAPEMEFYLTKRSDDHDLPLKPPIGRSGRPEAGRQSFSIDAANEYDPLFEDMYDWCEVQGLDIDTLIHEDGPAQMEINFSHGNALSLADQVFIFKRTLKEAALKHDVCATFMAKPVTDEPGSAMHIHQSVLDIKTGKNIFTKEDGTQSKLFLSYIAGLQQYIPELLPLMAPSANSFRRFLPGTSAPVNLEWGVENRTCGLRIPESSPQNRRIENRIPGADANCYLAIAASLLCGYIGMVDDLKPSTPVTGKSNESRTNNDNCLPLTLEEALVAMQTSDACIEYLGQSFTTGFVAVKQAELENFRRVVSSWEREFLLLTV, translated from the coding sequence ATGGATAAGTTAATCGCTTTTTTGAAAGACAAAAAAATTACCGAAGTTGAATGTGTTATCAGTGACATGACTGGGATTGCACGTGGCAAGATAGCCCCAGTAGATAAGTTTGTATCAGAAAAAGGCATGCGTTTACCTGAGAGTGTGTTGTTACAAACAGTGACTGGTGATTTCATCGATGATGAGATTTACTATCAACTTCTTGATGATGCCGATATCGATTTTGTTTGTGTGCCAGACGAAAACGCTGTTTTCATGCTGCCATGGACTGTTGAAGCTACCGCTCAGGTTATTCACGATTGTTATGATCGTATGGGCAACCCGATTGAACTGTCACCGCGTAATGTATTGAAGAAAGTACTAAAGCTTTATGAAGATAAAGGCTGGGAACCGGTTATTGCGCCAGAAATGGAATTCTACCTCACCAAACGCTCTGACGACCATGATTTACCGCTTAAGCCACCTATTGGTCGCTCTGGTCGCCCAGAAGCCGGACGTCAGTCTTTCTCTATCGACGCTGCTAACGAATATGATCCTTTGTTCGAAGATATGTATGACTGGTGTGAAGTTCAAGGCCTTGATATTGATACCTTGATCCATGAAGACGGTCCGGCACAAATGGAGATTAACTTCAGCCATGGCAATGCATTGTCATTAGCCGATCAGGTGTTCATTTTTAAGCGTACATTGAAAGAAGCTGCATTAAAGCATGATGTGTGTGCCACATTCATGGCCAAGCCGGTTACCGATGAGCCTGGGAGCGCAATGCACATTCACCAAAGCGTGCTTGATATTAAAACCGGTAAAAATATTTTCACTAAAGAAGATGGTACTCAAAGCAAATTATTCCTTAGCTACATTGCGGGCTTACAACAGTACATTCCAGAATTGTTACCGTTAATGGCGCCAAGTGCTAACTCGTTCCGCCGTTTCTTGCCTGGTACATCTGCACCCGTAAACCTTGAATGGGGCGTTGAAAACCGTACTTGTGGCTTACGTATTCCAGAATCATCACCACAAAATCGTCGTATTGAAAACCGTATTCCAGGTGCCGATGCTAACTGTTATCTGGCGATTGCTGCCAGCTTATTATGTGGTTATATCGGTATGGTTGATGATTTAAAACCTTCTACGCCTGTGACCGGCAAGTCAAATGAAAGCCGTACTAATAATGACAACTGCTTACCTTTGACCTTAGAAGAAGCGTTAGTTGCGATGCAAACCAGTGATGCTTGTATTGAGTATCTAGGTCAATCATTTACCACAGGTTTTGTGGCGGTAAAGCAAGCAGAGCTTGAAAACTTTAGACGCGTTGTAAGTTCATGGGAACGTGAGTTCTTATTATTAACCGTGTAA